In the genome of bacterium, the window GCCGCCCCGCCCACCAGGCTGACTGGCGGTCGCGCGTGATTGACCCTCTGACCCTCGGGAGCCCGCCTCTTGATCGTCGCCGTACCCAAGGACCGTCTCGAAGAGCGCCGTGTCGCTCTTTCGCCCGACGGCGCCAAGACCCTCGTCCGCCAGAAAATCGATGTTCGCGTCCAGAGCGGAGCCGGCCTGGAGGCCGGCTTCTCCGACGCGGCCTACGAAGAAGCTGGCGCCAAGATCGAGACCGATGTCGCCGCCTTGCTGAGGGAAGCCGCAGTCGTGCTCCGCGTCGGCGCACCGACTGCCGCCGAGCGAGCCCAGCTGACGAGCGGAACGGTCTGGATCTCGCTGCTGCGCCCGCTCGATGAGCCGCAAGAGGTCAAGGCTCTTGCTGAGACCGGAGCCACGGCCTTCTCCCTGGAGATGGTGCCGCGCATTACCCGGGCCCAATCGATGGACGTGCTGAGCTCCCAGGCCACCGTGGCTGGCTATCGCGCCGTGCTGTTGGCCGCCGAGCGATTGCCGAAGATGTTTCCGATGCTCGTGACCGCCGCCGGAACGATCTCTCCCGCCCGGGTGTTCGTGATTGGCGCCGGCGTGGCGGGACTCCAGGCGATCGCGACGGCGAAGCGCCTGGGAGCGGTCGTCGAGGCCTACGACACCCGCGCGGCTGCCGCCGAGCAGGTCGAGAGCCTTGGCGCCAAGTTCGTGGTCGTCGAGCTCGACGCCGGTGATGCCGAAGATGCCGGTGGCTACGCCCGCGAGCAGACCGAGGAGTTCTACGCCGCCCAGCGAAAGCTCATGGCGGAGAAGGCGGCCTCCAGCGATGTGGTGATCACGACCGCGCTCGTGCCCGGCCGTCCGGCCCCGCAGCTGATCGACGAGGCCGGTGTGCAGGGGATGTCCGCGGGCTCGGTCATCGTGGACCTGGCCGCCCCCAACGGTGGAAATTGTGCGGGCACGCGTCCGGGAGAGACTGCGGACATTGGTGGCGTGCAAGTGATCGGGCCGCTCAACCTGGCCGGGGAACTTCCCACCAACGCCAGCCAGATGTTCAGCAAGAACGCCGTGACGTTCCTCCAGAACCTCCTCGAGGACGGGGAGCTGGCGATCAACTTGGAGGACGAGATCGTGGCAGGTTCGTTGGTCGCGAAGGACGGCGCAGTCGTGCATCCGGTCGTCCTCGAAAAGCTCGAAGGAGGCAGCTGATGCTTTCCGATCCCGCCGTCGCGTTGACGGTGCTGGTCCTGGCCTTGTTCGTCGGCATCGAGATCATCTCGAAGGTTCCGCCGCTCCTGCACACGCCGCTGATGTCCGGATCCAATGCGATCTCGGGCATCACGATCGTGGGCGCGCTCATCGCCGTGACCTCCGACAATCCGGTGATTTCCACCTGGTTCGGCTTCGCCGCCGTCGTGTTCGCCACGATCAACGTGGTCGGAGGCTTCCTGGTGACGAACCGCATGCTGGCCATGTTCAAGCCCAAGCAGGCCCGAGGGGATGACAAGTGAGCCCGACCGTCCTGCAGACCGCCTATCTCATCTCGGCGGTCCTCTTCATCATCGGCTTGAAGATGCTCTCCTCGGCTCGCACCGCGACCCGAGGCAACGCGATTGCAGCCCTGGGAATGGGCATCGCGATCGCGACGACCCTGGTTGGCCAGGGCGTTCTCGGCTGGGAATACATCGTCGGCGGGGTGGCCCTGGGCTCGGCGATCGGCGCTTTCGCTGCGCTTCGCGTCGAGATGACCTCCATGCCCGAGATGGTGGCCTTGCTGAACGGCTCCGGCGGTGTGGCTTCCGCCCTGGTCGCCGGTGCGGAGCTGCTCTCCTACGCCAGCCGGGGTGAATCTCCCGACGGCATGGTGGCGACAGCCATCGTGCTCTCGACGCTGATCGGCGGCATCACCCTGACGGGTAGCTTGATCGCCTTCTTGAAGCTGGCCGAGAAGATGCCCGGCCAGCCCATCACCTACCCGGGCCAGCAATTCGTCAATGCGATCATCGGCCTCGGCGTGATCGCCCTCTGCGTGATGGTGGCGACCAGCCCCCTCGAGCTCGAGCCCTTCTGGGCCTTGGCAGGCGTCGCTCTGGTGTTGGGCGTGCTGCTCGTGATTCCGATTGGCGGTGCGGACATGCCGGTCGTGATCTCGCTCTTGAACTCCTACTCGGGGCTCGCGGCCTGTGCGACGGGCTTCGTTTTGAACAACACCGGCCTCGTGATCGGCGGCACCCTGGTCGGCGCGTCGGGCTTGATCCTCACGAAGATCATGTGCGACGCGATGAATCGCTCGCTCGGCAACGTGCTCTTCGGCGCGTTTGGTGCGGCTCCCGAGGCTGGCAGCGCAGGGGCCGGCGGAGAACAGGGCACGGTCAAGGGCTACACGCCGGAAGATGCGGCTGTGATCTTCAGTAATGCGAGTTCCTGCATCATCGTGCCCGGCTACGGCATGGCCGTAGCTCAAGCCCAGCACGCTGTGCGCGAGCTTGCCGACCTGCTCGAGGAAAAAGGCATCACCTGCCGCTTCGCCATCCACCCGGTGGCGGGCCGCATGCCCGGGCACATGAACGTGCTGCTGGCCGAAGCAGATGTGAACTACGAGAAGTTGATCGAGATGGACAACATCAACCCGGAGTTCCCGCAGAACGATGTGGCCCTGGTGATCGGCGCGAATGACGTTGTGAATCCGTCGGCCCGCGCGGATCAGAGCAGCCCGATCTATGGCATGCCGATCCTCGATGTGGATCGCTCCCAGCACGTCTTCGTGATCAAGCGCTCGATGAATCCGGGCTTCGCCGGCGTCCAGAACCCGCTGTTCTTCAACGAGAACACGATGATGGTCTTCGGCGACGCCAAGGGCACCGTGCTCGCTCTGGTGAACGCCATCCGAGACTACTGATGCCGGCCGAGGCGCATCCCTTCGGCCAGCTCGTCTTGCCCGAAGGCGGACCGAATCCGGGCGTCGTGATGATCCCCGATGTGTGGGGCCTTTCCGATCTCTACGAGCGGCTGGCCGGCCGCCTTGCCGAAGCGGGCTTCGCCGTGCTCATCATCGATCCGTATCGGAAGACCGGGGGACGCGGCGAATTCTCGGACCCGGCTGGCGCCATGGCGTTCATCCGCGAACTATCGGATCCGTTGGTCATCGAGACCGTCCAGGAAGGGATCGATGCGTTGGCGGCTCATCCCGCGGTGGCTGGACAGAAGGTCGGCGTGGTCGGCTTCTGCATGGGAGGCATGTACGCCCTGCATGCGGCGTGTAGCTGCACCGGACTCTCCGCCGCTGCACCCTTCTACGGGATGATCCGAAACGAATCAGGCCTGGATCCCCAGAAGAAACCCCGCGCGCCGATCGACGCGTTGCATGCTCTCTCCTGCCCCGTGCTCGGCCAATATGGCGAAGAGGATGCCCTGATTCCGGTGCAGGATGTTCGAGATCTGGAAACGGCGCTCGCTGGGAGTGCGCACGGCGGCAGCGTGCATCTGTATCCCGGGGCCGGCCACGCATTCCTCAACGACACGCGTGAGGAAATGTATCGACCCGAGCAGGCGGCCGAGGCCTGGGGCCGGTTGGTTCCCTTCTTGCGCGAGCGTCTCGCCTAGAGAGCCCGCGCCAGGCAGAGCGCCAGGGTCCGGTTGCGTGTCGCGAAGCGCGTGAAATGAGCTTCGACTGCGACGTCTCGACCGTTCTTGTCGCGCAACTGGCCATGAAAACGGCGGTTGCCATCCCCCTCGGCGATGGCGTCGAGTTCGGTCCACCATCCGATCTGTTCTGGCTCCGGGACGAAGGAGATGACTTCCGCGCCAACCAGCGCATCGCGTGTCGTGCCGAGCAGCGCGCCCGCGGCCGGGTTGGCATCGGCGATGCGCCCCGTATCCGGATCGATCGCAAGGAATGCATCGCTCACCCGGTCGATGGCGGCAGAGACCGCTCGCCGCTTGCTCGTTCGCGGGGAACCGCTCGCACGAACGGCGGAGGGCGTGGTGCGCAGTTCAGCCCGGAATCGGGTCAGGATGGGCACGAGGCGTTCGCGGACCTTCGCGTGGTCCGGCCCCGCAACGCTGCAA includes:
- a CDS encoding Re/Si-specific NAD(P)(+) transhydrogenase subunit alpha produces the protein MIVAVPKDRLEERRVALSPDGAKTLVRQKIDVRVQSGAGLEAGFSDAAYEEAGAKIETDVAALLREAAVVLRVGAPTAAERAQLTSGTVWISLLRPLDEPQEVKALAETGATAFSLEMVPRITRAQSMDVLSSQATVAGYRAVLLAAERLPKMFPMLVTAAGTISPARVFVIGAGVAGLQAIATAKRLGAVVEAYDTRAAAAEQVESLGAKFVVVELDAGDAEDAGGYAREQTEEFYAAQRKLMAEKAASSDVVITTALVPGRPAPQLIDEAGVQGMSAGSVIVDLAAPNGGNCAGTRPGETADIGGVQVIGPLNLAGELPTNASQMFSKNAVTFLQNLLEDGELAINLEDEIVAGSLVAKDGAVVHPVVLEKLEGGS
- a CDS encoding NAD(P) transhydrogenase subunit alpha; translation: MLSDPAVALTVLVLALFVGIEIISKVPPLLHTPLMSGSNAISGITIVGALIAVTSDNPVISTWFGFAAVVFATINVVGGFLVTNRMLAMFKPKQARGDDK
- a CDS encoding NAD(P)(+) transhydrogenase (Re/Si-specific) subunit beta translates to MSPTVLQTAYLISAVLFIIGLKMLSSARTATRGNAIAALGMGIAIATTLVGQGVLGWEYIVGGVALGSAIGAFAALRVEMTSMPEMVALLNGSGGVASALVAGAELLSYASRGESPDGMVATAIVLSTLIGGITLTGSLIAFLKLAEKMPGQPITYPGQQFVNAIIGLGVIALCVMVATSPLELEPFWALAGVALVLGVLLVIPIGGADMPVVISLLNSYSGLAACATGFVLNNTGLVIGGTLVGASGLILTKIMCDAMNRSLGNVLFGAFGAAPEAGSAGAGGEQGTVKGYTPEDAAVIFSNASSCIIVPGYGMAVAQAQHAVRELADLLEEKGITCRFAIHPVAGRMPGHMNVLLAEADVNYEKLIEMDNINPEFPQNDVALVIGANDVVNPSARADQSSPIYGMPILDVDRSQHVFVIKRSMNPGFAGVQNPLFFNENTMMVFGDAKGTVLALVNAIRDY
- a CDS encoding dienelactone hydrolase family protein gives rise to the protein MPAEAHPFGQLVLPEGGPNPGVVMIPDVWGLSDLYERLAGRLAEAGFAVLIIDPYRKTGGRGEFSDPAGAMAFIRELSDPLVIETVQEGIDALAAHPAVAGQKVGVVGFCMGGMYALHAACSCTGLSAAAPFYGMIRNESGLDPQKKPRAPIDALHALSCPVLGQYGEEDALIPVQDVRDLETALAGSAHGGSVHLYPGAGHAFLNDTREEMYRPEQAAEAWGRLVPFLRERLA
- a CDS encoding PAS domain-containing protein, which codes for MGELAPTPGARTAEAEALRRLRSFAVLALGTGSTAPPSLEGLRVSERRLAPLLEAWFEAACSVAGPDHAKVRERLVPILTRFRAELRTTPSAVRASGSPRTSKRRAVSAAIDRVSDAFLAIDPDTGRIADANPAAGALLGTTRDALVGAEVISFVPEPEQIGWWTELDAIAEGDGNRRFHGQLRDKNGRDVAVEAHFTRFATRNRTLALCLARAL